The stretch of DNA TATCTAAATACTTCATTTAGCAAACGCTGGGCTAACATCATCTCTTTAACTGTTCTCTGTTGTATTATCATGATTTTTTGTAGCTGCATCCTTGGTAACAATCTAGTGATCATTGTCACAGACAAGTGAAACAAACAATATTAACTGGTTTTAATGGAGGCAGAACAGTGCAAGAAGAGGTGGGAACTggaaaaacaggaacaactGGCACCCACAGTGTTACATAAACACAGCAGTGTACGTCACATGGGCCACACGGTCTAGTATCACAAAATGTATAACTATACTAATGTTGATATCATGATGGTACTTTGGGTCTTTTCATACAGTAAATACCATTTAGAGGGGAGTTGGTCTCATATTGATGGTGTGGTTTCAACATTATATGTCCGAGAGCAgaatgtaaaacagaaacagtaaacctggaaataatcagaaagttCTAGGCTgcggaaacacaaacacatcaaacaagATGTTATGACAGGACAACCGAAGaggaaatatttaagattctgCATTTCTAGCAACCAAATTTAAGTAAATTTGTGGCACAGGCAAACCTTTGTACAAAAGGGGAAGTAGATCAAACCCATCTGAGTGTCAGCTGGTTTCAAAGGAAAAGATACAACTCAAGATCAGAGCTCAAAGTTGGCCAATGTCACAAATTTAACAGTGCAGTATCTTACGTatgtcttcattttaaacattataatgtcttgtgtttttacatgtgtcTGGATCCTCAAACCCtctgattatttccaggtttatgtGAAGAGAGAGATTTTCAACATGCTCTACTGTATCTCTAGCCTGCATGTATACTGTCACCCAATTTAGCCACATCTCTAAAACAACAAGAGCGACAACAGCCTCTTGGTACAAACTCCCCCTAATCCAAGTAATTCTTAAATCACCGCTGGAGAAAAGCTAAATATTAAGGCATGTTACAAGGGTGGCCATGTTGATTTTAATATAGCTGTCTATCTCCATCTGTCACACAAGTGAAAATAGATGAAACTAGAAACTAGATGACTCAGACAGTGAGAAAACTTCTGTATTTACAAgctaactgaaaaaaaacatcaaacatggTTGATATGACACTACAAGTAGTCTGAAGTCTGATTTTATTTAGTTAAAATCCTACTTCCCTGCACACGTGTACTGCCTGCCCTTTTTTTGTGCAGACGCTTCATGATCTTTAAAATCAGTTGTCATGGTCAAATCAGGGTTAAGATGGCGCTTTGGATCTCACAGCATGCTGTTGTCCCATGACTTGCCCGTGACAGTGCGACTGACCTGGAAGCAGATGGAGCAGACGTcgttgtgctgctgcagctgctgagccGTGGCCTTGGGGAGGGAGTTGATCTTCTTAGCTGCTTCCTGTCGGAGCAGGAAACTCCTCCAGCCGGACTGAGCCCTGAGCCAAACGTTGAAGTACGAGTGGATGATAATGACAGAGGCGCCCATCCAGCTCCACTCCCCGAACAGCGACTCCCAGGTGCCGTATGCCACCACGCAGAGCGCCACCACGAACTCCAGCACCCTGCTGACGGCGTTCACCCAGTAGATCACTTCGTCCAGGCTCTCGATCGGGTCGCTGCGAAACAGCTCCACCATGAAGAGGGAGTAGATCAGCATAGTGCCTGTAACCTGGACAAACAGCACACGATTTCATGTAGAATATTACCGATATTCTATTTTATAGAGGAAATGACGTGACTTGTAATGTTGGAAGGATTCTTGCTCAAAGATTTTTTTGCTTTACAtctttcatttttgattttttctAATAgtcaaaggtttttgtttttatgggtTTCAGACTATGTTGACATGCACACTGATATTCCATTATTATTCTCAATATGATGATACTGATCGTAAACAACATATTCTCATATAACACATTACAATCTGCCAAATGCAGAATGTAGCATATTTCAATTAAGACATGTTGATATGCTGATATTATTCAGGTtcatattgttcacaaatcagAAATAAAACGTAACTGTTGTAACATCAGTGCCGTGCttattctaataaataaaactgatagTCAAGAAGCTGTCAGACTGAAACTGACAACAAATCAATTTCAGCAATTCAAAACATTAAGCATGTGTGCCAAAGTAACTTTATCGGTTGCTGGTTTATTAGTTATCTTACTTAATTTAGCAGTTAGGGAAGTTcaatttaatgatattttattcaaagtttCAAAGTTTTTGTACTTCAGTTCTTCAAACATTTGCGCTACAAAGAGTATTCCAGCTTCTTTTCGTCAGcatttaacaacaacaacagacataTACAGTAAATCTTCCTACCTGAAGGGACGTCAGCATGCAGCTGGACACCAGTATTAAGAGCCAGAAGTCCATGTGGAAGAACTGGGAGATTTTATAAGCCATAAACATGGGGAAAACCAGCAGAAGCAGACACATGCTGAGGCCACGGAAGTGTTTCCACAGACTCCTAGaagcacagaggacacagaaagttacagcaacTGTAACTTTTGAAATCAATTTGTACTTCAACATATACAGTAGCTTTATAACTCAGCATCTTTCACTTGCATCTCATCAAAAAAGAAACGGCATTCACTGCTGTTGCCGTTACCTGTTGCGTGATGCACCAAGGGCCAGAATAACTGGATCTGTTATTTCGATCATTGACTGCAGGGTTGATGTCACCACGATGAAGAGGATGATGCTGAGGAGGAAGGTGCGCTGCAGAGCCTGCATGTCCAACAGGCCCGTCTGAAGAGCGAGCAGGAGCAGAGTGACGCCCTCGGTCACACCTCTGAGGACCAGGAggataaagaataaagaattcaaggtaaaataaagatataatagAGCAAAAGTAACAGAGATAACGGTAGCTGGACTCAAAATGTTTTGCTGTGCTTTAGAAGAGACTTCTCTTGTCTTAACTGATATAAAGCTGATCTTTGAACGGCAATTGATGagtcaataaaataaatcagcacagatgaaaataattgttattgCTTCCTTACTGATTGTATTGACAGTATTGCTGCCAAGTCTGCTTGTGAGTTGCACAAAAGGGAAGAACTTTTCCAAGCAACTGATCCCACAGCACAGTAATTGGTTCTAGGAAATCACCAGTAAGGTTTACTGCCACTATATGACTTTGGCGCCCACCAGTGGTAACTAACACCATTAGAAACATGCTGTACTCACGTAAACATTCTGCACAAAGACAatacaaaaatcaataaaacgTTTTTACAATTCCTTGAGTTGCCTTTTATCTTTTTCAAGAAGGAGTTAATGTGCTGGGAGACACTTTTGTTGAGTAAGTCAGTAACCGACATTTAACTCACATGACTGATAAGCCCTAGATGGGGCATAACAATGGAGACGACATCCTACCTGTGCATGACGTTCTCATTCTGAATAGCCGCGTAACCTCCCAGGTAGAACTTGCATAGGTTGAGCAGTCCAAGAGCGAGATAGGACACCACGAAGGTCAGACCCAGAAGAGAGTACGGTGTGGCACAACATTCGGAGACACTGTAGGATTCAGTAAATAAACCAAAGAAAACACCCAagttataaataaattacaatgtGTCTGACATCAggtacaaacatacacaaaggAATAAGATGCATAAATCCACATAATCACCGCAAACCTTGTGAGCAGGAAGAACAAGATTCCCTGATGGCCTGCTGAGGCGGTAGCAGACATGGCGTCTGAGCCCAGCTGgacaacaaacagaacaaaccaGAAGACACTGAAGAGCACTGGGACGGCAAACTGGTTCCACAGAGAGATCCCCACCGCCAGAAGTCTGTACAGCTCGATCACCTGAGGGACACGAAACCAGTGACGTGACGAGGAGCTTTAACGAGGACCATTGCTGAGGCAAAGAAGTGTGAGCACACAGCAGATTTTTATCACATGTCACACAGGAACAGTAGATGTAATGTCTGAAAATCAACCTTGATTTATTTACACGTGAAAAGCCATGACATCTATTATGGTACCTGCACTTGAATTGAGTTTTTATTATTGAATACACCTACAGATATTTCTACAAGTgtagaaagacaaagagaaggatTTCTTAATGCGTAAAAGGGCATTGATAAATTTTAATTGAGTAATATTGCACTATAAAACAGCCATAATCTCTTCAAAACTTTGTCAACTGAGTGGTGGCTTTATTGAATTTCAAAAACACTGcttgcacaaaaaacaaatcaaaccgTGCTCACACGTTTAAGGCGTCTACAAACTCCTCAGATGTAcgtgaaaatgttttaatatagaGATAGATATTTCTAAAAAAGAGGTTTCAGAATAAGAGtacctccagctgcagcagctctgaatAGGCAGCCCTTGCGAGGCGATATGGCAGGAAGAGGTTTGAGAGGAGGAACATGGTGATTCCTGCTCCGGTCAGTCCCATGGAGAAGGTGTTGACGGTTAACAGCGTGGCATGAGGAGCAGCGCAGAGTCTGGCCAGCAGGGGGAGCATGTGAGCTGAGAACAACCACACCTTTCTGGTCTTCATCAGGAAGGCACACAGGGTGCTGAGAATAATCTGACCTGAACAGGAAGCAGAACGACAACAATCAGTAAGCTATTCAGTTACTACATTAAGCAATCACGACTGTAGATTGTATTTAAGATATAGACCAATAACTTTCATGAATCATAAAACGTGGCCCAATTTTTAATTTCCATGCAGTAATTAGACAAATCCAAGGCCAACAGAGAACATCATAATAGAAGTCCTAAAACAAAATAAGTCTTTAAAGATAATGTTACAATAAATGACAAAGTTTTCACATGAACATATTCAAGTGTTTGCAAGTGTTCAATCATAAAGTGACAGAATAACGTGGAATAGAAAAGTTTCATTTTAGTTGTAAGAATCAGTCATTTCATATCAAGCTGAGCCAGCTGAACTAAGTGCCATGTAAAACTCAATGATACTGCCCacataaaaattatttattttattctctcaAATCtatgtttcatgtgtttcaaTGTTAATTTATGTTGAAACTATGTGTTGCTGCCATTTGTGGCCAGTTCTCCCttaagagaggaaaaaatgtcCTTGGTCTCAATGATCTCAACCTTTATTTTAATAAACTTGTTACAATaaaggggcagcatggtggtgcggtggtcagcacttcacagcaagaaggttccaggtttgaactggggtctttctgtgtggagtttgcatgttctccctgtggctcccacaatccaaagacatggaCATTGATAAGGTTAATATCAATgtaggttaattggtgactgtAAATTGctcgtaggtgtgagtgtgagtgtttgtctgtctgtatgtgttggCGACCAgtctcgcccaaagtcagctgggattggctccagctcccccgcgaccctgacggataagcggtatagatgatggatggatggatgttacaATAAAGGTgaaacaaaattcaaaaatatagCCTAACTTTTCAATGGTGGAAACCGTCCAAAGGGTAAAGAAAGAAGCCTGAATTATCACCACCCGTCTCAAACAATTTTACCTGCACAGTTACATAACAAATGTCCTCATCTGGCAGCACTGATGCTGCCTGAGGGAGAGCACAACggcaaacaaaaaaagtctACGAATATGACTCTAAATGCTGAATATTGACATGCACATTTGGTTTCAGGACTCACTAGTCATTGCAGAGACAAATCTGTTGAAGGCCAGAGAATCGAGGTACACTGCTCCTTCATAACCGTACTGCAGCTCCTCACGAACATAATCCCTGTaaaattaatgagaaaaaaacaggttttataattatttgtacagtgtgtgttgcaAAACACAAGACAACTGCCTGAGTTGTTATTTTATGCTGCATCTTTCTAACGTTAGCTTGTCTTTCAGAGTACCTGCCCTTACTCAGGGGTACTTTGATTGTATCAGTACTGTGTCTACTGGGTCTTgagaaattaataaataaataaacgtATAACTGAGCAATAAATAAGTAGATACACAAACATCTGAAAGTGATATATTATCCTACTTTAGTAAtacttaaaagtaaaaataaaagtagtAATTCTTTATCTCTGTCTAAATAAATCAAGTCAGGTCTTTTTATAGCAACAAGCATGAAGCCTTTGAACAAATCCCTGTTTGTTCTCACGTTACAAGACAAATAAACAAGAAAGCGAGCAGTAAGCAACACTCGATACAGTGCAGTTAAAATTAAATATCAGGCTGAAGGATACCGGATATACAGAGGGAGGGGAACGACTGTGATAACAGCCAAGGTCTGTCGGTAGAGAAAACTGATCTGGGTATATAAAAGGTCTAGTAGTAGTGgaaacagtagtagtagtagtagtggtataaTGGCATCTCACTTGGAAATCTGATGCCCCATGTACAGGAGTAGGGCAGCGAGGATATGGAGGTAGAGTGTCACAATGTGTCTCAATGGCAGGACCAACACCACCACGTTTATCAGATGACCTACAACGCAAACGGAaacgttcatgttttctgtatttgatGAAGCCAACGGTGAAGATTGATGATATAAAGGTATAAAAGACAGACACTACAAAGGCACACAAGATTTATCTGATTTATCTGTCTGACTAAGCTGCCAAAAcactaaaattaaaaacacaccatgttCAACTGTagactttttttctgctgcagactgCTGATTAGTTTTTCGGTTAACTGTTTAAtcatcaataaaatgtcagagaatAGTAAATATACTGGGTGTAATTTCCCACGGTGACtttaaatatcttgttttgtctgaccaacatcAATCACAGTGAcataaaacaaggaaaaacagaaaatcctcacatttgacaAACTAGAATTAGAAAAAGTGGACAGCTATGACAACTTGGGCACACAGAAATCTAACATAAATAACAGCACTAATCTCAGTTAGGATTCAAGGTTTGACTCATTCTTTAAGAAGTCCATACAAATATTATGTTGATTGATTTAATTCCTTTGGAGGCGACCTAGAAGCTCCTCTGAGGCAACATTTAGAGCATCACAGGAGAGCAAAACTCTCTGTCAAGCTCAGACCAGTGAGTTTATTCTCTTAAAGGATGCCGACCCAATACAGGAATGTAGAGCTCCAACCACTGgtcgattaattgattaatagaTCGACAGAAAACTAATCAACAACTAGTTTGATAAGCGATTGATAATTTAAGTCgtttttcaaacaaaatgtccaaaaactgcatctttttccAAGTTATGACTTATAATGAAGTTaatatttttgagttttgatCTATTTGTTGGACACACTAGGACTGGGATTTTGCACATTTATCACTGTTTTCTAGACCTAATAATCAATCGGTTATTCGAGAAAATAATCTACAGATGTTACATTAGATGCTGTCCTACAACTgaatgacaaaaagaaagaaaacagagctaaaaatcTCACTGCAGCCTTCTGTTCCTCCttaacaaagagaaaatatttggtATTCACTAAAAGTCCAGTATGATCATGCAACAGCTGTTTAAAACTCACGACAAGCACACATACCAAGATAGTACATATTCCAGAtgacatatttgtatttgaagaGCATGTCCTCATTTTTGGCCCTGAGGTGCTCCGTCAGACCTTCAATGTCACATTTATACAGCAGGTCCAGCACCAGGATGCTCGGCACCCTCAGGGCGACGTTGGCCAGCTCTTCCAGACGAGGCATCTTTGAAACCGACCTTTTCTATTTGGGTGAGCAGGGAGCTTGTGTGTCACATGCTGTTAGCTACTGCTGGCACTGCTTTGCTCGTCTTCTTGTCATCTgagaaacagattttaaaaaaattaactcatGTTAGGCTACTCAGAGGCACCCAGGGACTCTTCTGTGAGCAACCAGGCCGTTATTTAGCTGTGAATTCTGCCTTTGGAGCCACATTTGAGCGATTAATTAAGGCTAGAGAAGTGCAGAAGACACGTTTTTAATTAGGACACCACAATCATACAGCTTTAAAGCAGCTGGCGTGTACAGAGCGGCAGTTTTTCCACTTACTTTGCACAGTGACAGATATCATAGCCGGATAGCCATTTGCTAGCtagtagctgctgctgctggttagCCTTCACAGCGACCAGCAACATGTTTTCACAGCACCGCGGACCGAATATTTCACTTTTCCCTGTAACTTCCGCTCGTCAAAGATAATCTGATACGGCCGTCATGGAAAAAGCGAATTAAAATAGCTGAAATTAGCCGCTATGAGGAGGAGTAGAGACACTTCCAATGCAATGTTATGATTCCGCTCGCTTGCGTGGCCATTTCCTGTATGACGTCTCATCGACGCACACCAATCAGCTTCGGGTATTcaggatttcaaaataaaagtaatgttttAGGAACAATAACCACTAATGAtcataatttactttttttttttttctcctgcaatTTTAAGCAACGTGGTGCAACGTAGACTTTCTTAGTTGCCAGTTTTGTAAACCAAATCTAGAAATTTGTAATCAAAAGTAGAAATGAGATACCATAAAAGAACTTTATAATCATATGAAAGATGTGTTTTACAGTCTACCATACTGTGCATAATGTCTGGTTGCATAGACCCATAGCTAAATAAGTTTATGTTTATATAATTGGAATTATTATAACTGGATTTATTGTTTCGTATTTTATTCTCTcctaaattaaaatatttgtatatgtttCCTATGTGTAGTGCTATAACTTACAGActtgaaataacaataaatctATACTACCTTGATTCCATATGCTTTCCCAGTTGGTAGTCTTCTTATTATGCTTCAGTGGAGACTAACAAGATGGTTAAAGGTATAAAAGAGAATGGATTTTTGGATAGCACAAAATAATGCATTAATTATTTTGACTGTTCTCtacattttgcttatttgtcAGAAATACTTTCACCTTTCTGAGCCTCTTAAAGTCCTTCAAAGGAAAGAATCTGGGGAGGAAAAATGACCCTTGGGTCAAATTTCTCACGGCACTTAACTAAAGTCGTAATTTATGACAAGAAGACTTGGCTCACATGCAGTAAACgttgggaaccactggtctAATGTGACAGATGTATTACTTCACAAACAGCTGAAGACTGGAGCAACAGCTATCAATGTTATGTCCTGGACCAATTTCATACTTTCAAACATGTTTATATAAACAGTAACCGTATTTCCTTCTTTACTTGTAATTCttgtttttaggttttaaatGGATGGACGAGGGAATAATAAAAAAGCAGGCAACACCAAGCGTTGTGACCAGACGGAACGTTAACCACAGAAAATCCAAACCCATCATCGCAGAGGGTCCctgacatttcagagggacTAAGACGTATTTTGACAGGTAGATTATTAGTGTGTTTTTTGTACTTGTGAGTGCGTTCATCTTTCTGACCATCATCCATCTGTAGTCAGCAGCATTTGTCTGATTTCTTTCCACAAAGCACAGAACATCATCCCACATGTCTATCCAAACAACTTAAGTTAAATTCCCAGAAGAAGCTGCAATTTATCTCATGACCAGCTCTGTAGGGTCGTGACATGTGGCTACATGTTATTACTGCAGCTCCTTAGAAAAAAGATGAGTAATataaaaaaagtgcatttcctGGTTGTGTGGGTGAGAGGTAGcctgcctctcctcttttcttcttccagcAAAGCCGTTACTCACATCATGTAGTTTATATTTGATTCCACACAGATATCAACACGTAAAAGTCACAAGTTTACACGTATTTAACATTCAGACATAAaaactgctgcagaaaaaaacacatatttctcTCAAAAACTTTGACCCAAACAGTATTTGGCAAAGCCGAGGAGCTCTAACCTCTGATATTAATAAACTTAATAAGTGCACAAGCTGTAACGTAACTAGAACTGTACTGTAACaagtaaagtacatttactcaagtactgtacttcagtacaaatctgaggtacttgtacttgactTGAGTCAGTTCTTTTCTTTCCGCTCCACACTTCTCTActccacaacatttcagaggtAAATATTCACTACATTTCTCTGACAACTTTAGTCACaagttttttatttcatttttttacatttttgcacacGAAACATaagaagtgttttttaaaatatgatggTTTCGTTAACTAAGCTTCCCAACAGCATTttaaagtacagctgaagcaatTTGAATATGATATTATGGTTTTGTTATTTGATGGATAAAATcaaatttataaaatgtatacaAGAACAGTACGTTTTCCTTATTATactaaatattgtactttttacttcactacatttatctgacatttATCTACAAGTCACTTTacagattcacattttttatatttaatttttaattctaaataatatgatatgatggTTATGTTATAAAGTACATTTATAGAATATTAAACGAGAACAGTTAAAATGGTTAGCCCTTTAATCAGTTTGAGTTGATCGATCAATcaaagaaaaatcaatttttaGTGTAGGTTTTgatcttttctcttgttttacatctcaaatgtgaggatttttaTGCTTTGggttcttttacttttaaatacttttatatttacCTCTTAATTTTCctgattttacaaaaaaatgtacttttaacTTCACTACAATATTCTGACAACTTTAGTCACTATTTACTTTATATATTCACACACAATTTgcacataaaacatgtaaagaaatgtgaaatatgatgGTTTATTGTTAATTAAGCTACTCAATAGTATTTACAAATACAGCTGAAGTAATCTGctaattaatcaatgaatttatagacagaaaataaatttttCTTAAACTTTTCCAgttatttacatgtaaaaaaaaaagcagatttccAGCTTCTAAAATATGAGGATTTTTCTGCATTGAATACTTTtagcagtatttttacagtgtggtattggtacttttacttaagtaaaggatctgaatccTTCTTCTACCACTGAGCACAACAACATCTATGAGATGTTTACTCTCCGTTTAATGTGGTCATGTGTTAAGGACCTTTAATACGGCgaggagagagactgacagCTCGGCTCTGAGCCAaacctggaaacacaaacaaaggcagCCTCGCTGTATAGCCTGTTTATGTGATCATGCACATACAGACCACATGGGGACAAGTCATACACAGCCCAGAGAGTGACtccttgtttttcttaatgCCATCTTGCATTGCGACATTATTCATTTTGCCAGATGTTGACAGCCAAGTGAGTCAAGTTCATGTCAGTGCAACTTAAATACAACACAGATGTGATGGTTTGctgacaatttaaaaaatatgtggTTTGGATGGACGCAGACAAACAGGGGCTGATGTGTTCCCTGTGACTGTGttcattaaattcattaaataatCAGTTGTTGCTGTAATAAATCTCAGTCACTACAGACACGCTACAGATGGAGGACAGGAGGCTGCACCAACAATCAGCTACAGGATATATGGACAGTTTGGTATTCATGCCGTTATCTAGATGGTTATTGGCGGTTTGAGGttagcagcagagggaggcGGAGGACGATGtgaatcatgaaaaataaaagattatgtCCAAACACAGAGTGGAGAGAGACAATTTACAGCTGGGGAGTGaactgaaatgactgaaaaataacaagaaaaatgtgCAGGAATTAGGGTTTTAAATTCCAGCacaactttcactttcactccaCGACAAAATCACCGGTATTAAtcagcagcaccaacaaccCAGGACAAACACATTATACATATTGCGACATCTGTTTTGTCTTTCCTGTCACCTGCAAGATCCAAACATGTGGCGTCACCAGGCACTCAAACCAAGAAGACCAACTCACActaagaaaaaaagtaaaacttaaatCAGTTAgtatgaaacaaaacacataacACAAGCACATAAGTCCCATCTCTCTGGCAAAAAGTCACCAATACCACCAATGAGAGGGATGGTGTCAGATTGAGACATCATATAAACAGATAACAGCAGATCTTTGACACATTATGTGGGTCTTTCTTCAGTGTGATCTCACAAAGATGTCTAGCAGTGAGGGAAGACTGTCAAAGGTGTTTAACGGTTTCACTGGAGGTTTATGTGGCTCTGAGGAGACTAAAGATTGTGTTTGATCTCTTCTGTGGCCCTATGAGTGCAGAGAGAGGTCTGTTTATCGTGTATAGAGGTGGGCTGTGTTTGCATTCATTATGCAGTAGTTAAATtactctattattattattgtaacatCTCTAGTTGCTAATACCTGAGTTATCATCCTCTAAAAACTGATTACAGTGTGTCATCCTCCAAATGAAGCCTCATTGTGGGTAGCAGAGCAGAAGATGCGCTGAGTGTAAGGTAGATCTTTCACTGCTACTTTGAACATGGCAGATTTATATTTACTCTGCTATATGCACTATATCCTACAGTATATGAACAAAACAAGAGTCTACGGTCATGTTTGCAGCTCTGGGAGGACGGACTTAGACACAGTTGTGCCTTAAATGGTAACGTCAGCATCCATCTGAATCTGACTGTAATTTGAC from Pempheris klunzingeri isolate RE-2024b chromosome 13, fPemKlu1.hap1, whole genome shotgun sequence encodes:
- the LOC139211719 gene encoding RING finger protein 145 produces the protein MPRLEELANVALRVPSILVLDLLYKCDIEGLTEHLRAKNEDMLFKYKYVIWNMYYLGHLINVVVLVLPLRHIVTLYLHILAALLLYMGHQISKDYVREELQYGYEGAVYLDSLAFNRFVSAMTSQIILSTLCAFLMKTRKVWLFSAHMLPLLARLCAAPHATLLTVNTFSMGLTGAGITMFLLSNLFLPYRLARAAYSELLQLEVIELYRLLAVGISLWNQFAVPVLFSVFWFVLFVVQLGSDAMSATASAGHQGILFFLLTSVSECCATPYSLLGLTFVVSYLALGLLNLCKFYLGGYAAIQNENVMHRGVTEGVTLLLLALQTGLLDMQALQRTFLLSIILFIVVTSTLQSMIEITDPVILALGASRNRSLWKHFRGLSMCLLLLVFPMFMAYKISQFFHMDFWLLILVSSCMLTSLQVTGTMLIYSLFMVELFRSDPIESLDEVIYWVNAVSRVLEFVVALCVVAYGTWESLFGEWSWMGASVIIIHSYFNVWLRAQSGWRSFLLRQEAAKKINSLPKATAQQLQQHNDVCSICFQEMSAAVITYCGHFFHGNCLRKWLYVQETCPMCHQTVRPSPSAQSQASGDTPAAPTQRDAEPDPAAQEGDQHQDDDTSQDTQSDAVTPDPTEQREETGSFGDGDCGTGDKDHPAEPHGEAVQGLCFSSSGDFVGFVSPLSSCSSGDAPSSHVLLGKASPPNMHNQGEESGKGSPLPSSSHAANENTVERQPDTNGVESEDTLCPRVPQNGDGRHGGCDGTPKPRNSFDSPDLNNIDTNLEASGVSLVESQTSARSCKENSELLDCVDDHQTHEGNGTHSDLDLDELREAETVPQIPRLSSSDATFSCISTDNCD